Part of the Mytilus trossulus isolate FHL-02 chromosome 2, PNRI_Mtr1.1.1.hap1, whole genome shotgun sequence genome is shown below.
GTTGTAATAAATGTACTAaattttgagatatttttgtttcaatggAAAATGCATTCATGAGTCAAGTATATTTCAGCTCATCAAAAAAGCTAACAAATAAACTTAGTGtaacataatacatgtacaatatttagGAAAAATTCTTACCTGCTTGTAATTAAATGTAGTGTGAGACAGTATAAACGCACGCTTTGTCTTTTATAGTATTTCAAACCTCTTAGTATCGATAACCTTTATATCATGTTCGTACTTTAAAATGTGGTCACCTATTATCATACAGACATTCTACTTTGCCACATACGTTGTACGCATGTAACAATTTTGATGTGTATGCTTTATTCCCTTTTTTCACTGTGAAATATGCTCTTGTTTTCAAACCTCCAACATAACAAATATCAGACAAAGAAGGTTCATATAGAAAATTGGTTTAATTTGTATGTTCGGATTACAGTGTCACGTCCATTTTCGGTTAACTTGTTCACATTTTGGTTTAGACGCTTGTTGAATCCCGCCTACTTGTGCCGAATTTTCGCTGTGTTAAAGACTCTTTGAGGAgatcatgtattttgttttagctCCATAGTCgaattgttgtctctttgacacattcaacGTTTCTACTCTTCATCGTTTTAATTCTCACTTCTACTTGAATATTGGTGAATCAGGACGAAATATTAAATCTGGACGAACAATATTTTCTGCGATCGGTTATGTCTATAATTTTAAAAGCGTGCTTGTCATCATAACATACTCAATCAAACAAAGACTTTCAATATGACTTCAACATCCACTGACTTAggatatacattttaatttcattgataaagaaaatcaaacTAAGGTTTTTGAAACTGCCTCAAAGCAATGTTGACCGTAGATGACGATTGATTAGGTGCTGGTTGCTAAACGTCTTAATGACGTCATACGGTATCAGTGTTAGGTGTCAGACCCAAAACCCATACTAAAGACATAGCATATCTGcaataacaaatattgaatCGCTGAACCATAGAGTCTACAGAAGAATTATTTCGAGGTGCATAGCGCCCACATCATCTTCCTATCTTGGTACCTTCAATGTTTTCTTACTTCAGCTATTGTCGTAGCTCAAGTTGAATTTGTTCTTATTGTCTCGTTTTGATTTGACAACAAACTCGACTGTATCTGTCATTTGAATCCTTCTGGAGGCCAATGAAGTTTCCATATTGATTCGCTAGCATCTCCAAAAATAGTTATGAACGGGTATTATAACAGTATAATCTGTTATATTGTGAAGAATTCTTTAAATACAATCGTAAAGGGCATTTCTATTATTCCATGTTCACTCTTTTTAAACTTCTTTCTCTGGTTTGTTTCGTCACATGAAAGATCCTTGAGTTGTTTTAATATATGTAATGTGCATCTCTATTCATATTACAATCGAAAATTAATATTGCCTCCTGTTTCAAATTATCTaacatcatttatattcaaGGATATTGTAACAAGAAACTCAACCATATTCAAGGATAATGCAACAAGAAACTCAACCATATTCAAGGATATTGCATCAATGATATAGGACTAGACTTTTTGATGACTTGCACAATAATGATAAGTTGACTTCAGTAATATCCGGTAAATTGAGACGCACAGGCAATTAATTCCTTATATATAAATTTGGAGCCATCGTTTAGCTGTGCGTCAATAACTGGAGGTGAAATCCGAACATGTCAAAGAATAGACAACCAACCACAAAACGATGCGTCTATTTTGATACAAGAATGTGTATTGCAATGATGTAACAAGTTTATATAAACTAGATAATAGTAGGAAAATTACTGGATACTAATAATTTTTGGGTAACGAATAATGTCGAGATATCTGTATTGCAAACGTTCTACTGAATaaaattgtgtgtttttattttataatgtagaCTGGTTAAACTATCTGTCAAATATCGGTGATTCGAAAAGTAAAAACAGCGAAGTAGAAAAAGCAATGGAAAGCAAAAAgtttaatcacaaaaatactaaacttagaggaaaatcaattcggaaagtccataatcacatggcaaaatcaaatagcaaaacgcataaaaaacgaatggacaagaactgttatattcctgacttggttcaggcattttcaaatgtagaaaatggtggattaaacctggttttgtagcgctaaccctctcactttaattaCAGTCTCaccaaattccgttatatttacattgatgcgttaaataagcaaacataaataaaacagtcaaaatatgggtacatcagtcatcatcgtacaacaattttaaaagggacaatttaacagatcacaaaaaacatctactatctacgaacacatttgTTGATTTGAGTGTCAGAagattttatacgtcacataaatttgtcgttcaatgtgcatacaaacaattttaaaatttacataggcaatgttagcatacagggttaaaaagtcaaaagtatgtaagaataaaggatgtccggtaaggaccgattttggtcTCAAATTTCAGGATCATcagacgaaagattttgaccactttttaacacttaagtgtctattttatttgatgatATTAGTTTacgtgaaagattttaactgatattgtctttaaaaacgatccgattcaagcacaaatatgacaaatctaccaaatatgccgaaaaatgtcacttttcagatggcttttttcaaaaatgaaagtggccgcatccgtgttcatcctcaacctatatatatatcatcaaatacaacttacattttaattttaaggaTGAACACGCATGCGgccacgaaaaccgtctaaaatttaactaaaatgctagatttgtgaagatttcagtgaTTTAGCATAACTAAATGGTGCTAGTATCCGATATATctgcattgtattgtaaaaaaaaccagccaatatttgtgtagcagaagctctctactgtccaataaataactaaaagtttacattttaacaattttgtaatactgctatatttttgggccgaaaaggggtcttaccggaccaactcctttcagaaatagaccgagatttaaactagtccaaaagttataaatagaatttataagaatccacaaatagttaattcTACTAcacgattgaatgattttggcgagtgtggttcaacgtatattgtaattcttaatagaaatataataaaagtaccgagccacatcaaacgaatatcacataaaaccagtcaacagtaaaagtaatattaataatagaacaaagacaaatgaaagaactataaaacacgttgttaagatgataaacaacatcagtacgcagaatccaCATAGTTGTGTCACAAGCTACACGATAGCATAAAGAAAGACACATGAGAGACGATAGCACAGTATGTTTTGCTTTCTTCGTGAAATTTGTTcgcttatcaaaatcaaatcaaaacacgaaaatatagaagatattaaaaatgtcgtttttttgggttttttttgttcttttttgttcttttgggGCATAATCGAGACCGAGTAAACGCATATATGAGAGATTCAACATTTCTACTTTCCATAAACGATTCGTCAACTGATCGTTGTTTTATCACACAGGGGACCTAAATAACgctttatttgttaatttcaacCGCATATCAAAGACGATTAGTTGCTTGCAAACGTATCCAAATACATCGTCATCAATGATAAGCAACTGTGTCGATTCTTATACATCCTAGGCTTTCAAATACGCACGTCTTTGCCTTTGAGCATTCCTAATAAAGGTACCTTCTGGCTTATGCAATTTTTAAGgtggttttcatttttttttttaattttggtgaGCATAAGTTAGCCCATTCTTAATGCGATGGAATCTTTGTTTTGCTCATATAGATAAGTAACAACTATCAGTCTATGAATCAGAGAACAGGCAAGACTATCTTCCATACtggaaaacaaatgaaacaatttgaaaatactttaTGAAATGTAACTATTCTCGATGCAAAGCTGAATGCAACACATTAAATAAGAACATCTTTTATACTTGAGTTTCTTACTAGTTTGCAAAAGGTGGATCCCCTGACTTAACGACTGTTCCCACCTTCCGTTTACCCTTATTTTAGACGTTCCCGTTTTATTGACGTTTAGCGTACCAAAAAAGGGGGACGGTGTCCTGTTTATTTTATCCCTTGAGTGCTCTGGGggttttttatgtaatttatgcttgaaatgatattaaaagttttgtatataataaattgtGAAGCTTCAATTAcataagccgtatttggcacaactttttttgaaattttatatcctcaatgctcttcacattcgtactagtttggctttataaatattttgacatgagcgtcactgatgagtcgtggtacctttgataactttcaaCAAATCTTGTTATCTGTTGTACATGTGAAAGTAAGTCAATATTAATAATGAGTTTCTGTGCTATATATTTCAATCAGTGCCTTAGCTATTTCTAATGACACACACATAGTagatttttttgcaaataatatAGCAACCAGTAACCATTTATGAATACTGTAAACGAAATAAATATGACGGTCAGATTGATCTTAGATAAACTTTGCCTGGAGGATTTAGATTAAATTTAAACACAGGCTGAAGATTTTGAATCATTTCCAGTAGGTGACAATGGCGACCTCTATCCAATTGATCTGTCCATATAGTAAACTGAATAGATATGACAGCTTGTTTCGACTCTTGACTCCGAGTCAAATCTGACCAATTAATTAGTCAACTCGGACCATTCATTGTTATAACTAAGACAGTATTGTAATAACGTACattataaatgattaaatgttatattttgcaTGACagtattatatacatgttgcCGAATTCGTTGAATGTGAATTCAAATTACTACTCATCTTTATCAATTagttataaaatttactttacAAAAATGCCAGGTAGAAAGcgtctttttcaaaatgaatttgttgaattcaatatttatcaattttgtaactTTAAAGACTGTCAACTCGGGTCGTCATTTTAAAGTGTACTCGGATCAACTTTGACatctatagtataaacatagaGTTTGGGTTATTTATTTGACAATGTATCATTGCTAcgtaaaaagttaaatcacaaaaatactgaactcagaggaaaatccataatacatggcaaaatcaaataacaaaacgcattaaaAACGTTTTAACTGCATTTGTAGAGGAAGTGCCGTACAATAATTTCGGTAaggttaaagtcataagaaacgagtgaccggtgaaaaattatgttcttccaattcttgaaccaatgcatacacacatcataaacttagtcttctgtgcacgaatttatcatttttttcgtgtaaatttcgtataatcgtcaatttttttttcaatcggtcagtgttgttgtgaaaatatggcaggtaattaaagttcgtgttttgaagccgaagtttaacgatggtcacctgtttgtcaacaatcgacaaaaaataaacaaaaaagcatggaaagagagcacgtgtttaacaggtgtattcagataatagtttattttaaggacatccatgcgtattgtgatcaccggagttttacgagatgggttacactgaggtcactttgcatacggaaaatgtgtcgggggaattggttgctggaagcaagcaattaaaataaagtaaacttcttctaaatatgaataaattaaagaattttcttcagaaaaaagtatatgtacataagttttataatgaaaactatccattgagttataaaaaacatatgcattattttttttgatttgaggtttcttatgactttaatttaaaattctacTGCATCATAGTGATTTTATAGTATAAAAACAATCTTCATCAGTTGTTGTCGTtcgtttatgtgttacatatttgtttttccttcatttttgtatataaatgaggccgttagttttctcgtttaaattgttttccattGTCATATCAGGGcattttacagctgactatgcgaaatgggctttgctcattgttgaaggccataaggtgacctatagttgttaatgtctgtgtcattttggtctcttgttgacagttttctcattggcaatcataccacatattcttttttatattcatcaattcatttaacaaacaaatatccTTTAATTGAATtcgttatttattatatttgttgcTTATAATCTCATATGATTTTATCTTTAGTAATATTTGATTGATAGTCATTTGTCTCTTTCGTCAACAACGGGAAAGAACTTTGGAAGAAAAATGAAGATGCTGAAGAAAAaatcgtgaacaacgaaaaacatacaaacaaagcTAATCACCTCATAAAGGGCCAAGACTGGCCAACATAACCATCACTAAAAAACAGTTTGATGGAGGTAAACAAGGAggtaaattatcaatttcacaAACACAAGGTGTTATTACCTGTCTACCCAAAGATGGTAAAccaaaacattttctaaaaaattggCGACCTATTTCACTACTTAATGTAGACTATAAAATAGTATCAACATGTATTgcaaatagaattaaaaaagtCCTAGATCACCTGATTAGTGAAACTCAAACTGGCTTTATGAAAGGCAGATATATTGGTGAGTGTACAAGACTTATATATGACCTCTTGAAAAAAGTAGATGAGGAAGATATTCCTGGCTTGCTTGTTTTGTTGGACTTTGAAAAAGCTTTCGACTCTCTTGAGTGGAACTTTATATGCGAAACCTTGAAATTTCTAGGTTTTGGTGACACAATAGTGAAATGGTTCACAACTCTTTACTACAATTCAAAAAGTTGCATTCAAAATAATGGCTATCtatctgatttttttgtaatagagAGGGGGGTACGACAAGGGGATCCGCTGTCTccctatctttttattttatgtttggaACTGCTTAGTGCAtcaataaaatatgacaacaacattaatggtataaagattaaaaattctgaatttttaCTCAGTCAGTATGCTGATGATTCGACTTTGATCCTGGATGATAGTGAAGAATCTCTCAACAGTGCTCTAAATAAGATAGACTTGTTTTACTCATGCTCTGGTTTGAAGGCTAATTTTGAAAAAACCCAAGTTATATGGATTGGGGCAAAAAGGGGCTGTGGTGAGGAgctaaacacaaataaaacaataatatggaACCATTCAGGAAATTTCAAACTCCTAGGCATTCAATATTGTTTGTCAAAAGTTGATATATGTGTTgataattatttagaaaaaattcaaaaagtaaaaaatcttttaagtgATTGGTCATTCAGAAATATTACTATATATGGGAAAATTGTAGTTGTGAAAACTCTCGCCCTACCAATTCtaattcaatgttttactgttttaccAGATCCATCCCCAGATATATTAAAGCAGTTACAAGCTATGCTATACAGATTTGTGTGGGATGGTAAAGgggacaaaattaaaagaaatatacttaTCTCAAATTACGAGGATGGTGGTGTAAAAATGCCACATGttgaatcatttataaaatcacTTAAGTTATCCTGGGTTAAAAAAGATTTAGACCCCACAAATTATTCCTCATGGAAAGTTCTATTGGCAGATCACCTTGAAATGAATGGTGGAGAAAATATGTGGCATCTATCAAAATCAGCActcaatgaaattaaaaaagaatttaaccCTTTTTGGCAAAATGTAATTTCATCATATGCCTCACTGTGTGAACCTCTGACCACAGCCCCAAGTGATATCTTGTCTCaaccattgtttttaaatgaaaatattatgattgatGGAAAAACAGCTTTTTATAAAAGGTGGATAAAgaataatgtatttttcataaatgatctCATTAAGGAAAATGGAGAATTTTACAATTATGATGACTTTattagaaattataatataaaaacaactttcTTAGAGTTCTATGGACTAATCTTGGCTCTTCCAAAGGAATGGAAGAATATAATTCATTCACAAGTATTTATCAAACTAAATACTGTCAGTCACAAAATTGTTACCGCCATAAAAACAGTTGATAAAGTatcaaaacatttgtataaaatttttCTAGAGAAAATAAAGGAAACCCCATCACGCATACAAgagaaatggaaaataaaattgggaatagATATTGTGGCCGAAgaatggaattatttttttagtcttccttTACTTATTACTGAAGATCCCACATTAAGGGCATTTCAATACAGATTACTCCATAGAATTCTaggaacaaatattttacttatgaaGTGTAAATATAGTGAAACAGAACTGTGCACTTTTTGTACAGAAActaaagaaacatacatacacCTCTTTTTTGAATGTAGATACGTTCGAACATTCTggcttaatttttttcaaaagttagaAGATGTATGTAATGTAAGCTTTCTCCCAACCTTATCAAGTATAATCTTGGGTGTTAATTATCACATATTTAAAGatattcttaatacatgtattctGATATTGAAGAGATATGTTTACTTATGTAGAGTTAGATTTACAGTCCCATCTGTTGCTGAAGCAATTGAATAGcttaattattattataggGTTGACATGGTCTCTATAAATTTGTGCTCTACCAATAAagcaaaaagaataaaagaaaaatggtcaaacattaataatattattaagaaATAGAGCTCAATGCAGATGTATTCTGTATTCTGTTATTTGActttgtacaatgtattttataatttataacaagTATGGTTAACCATATGTTTAGGATTTATAGCAGAATAATTTGTGTGTACATCTTTATTTGTAGATgagatttgaaaatgatatgaaaataataaaatatatattacaaaaaaaaaaaccagtttgaTCTCTGGTATCTAGGAAGATTCTGAATAATATTCATAGATGAGAGAATAATTCAGTTATAAAATACTTCTATCTCCTGATCATACAGGTTAtaattagaccgttgttttcccgtttgaatggttttacactagtaattttggggccctttatagcttgttgttaggagtaagccaaggctccgtgctGAAGGCCGtttattgacctataatggtttacttttataaattgttttttggatggagagttgtctcattggcactcacaccacatcttcctatatctatgtacagTTCTTACTtgttaaaacatatctttaagATGTTATGGCAATTAgctttataatttgttttcaccttgttttaaagaaaatggtCTCTTCAAAAggagtaaaaaaaacaattagacAATTAATCAATTCAGCGGAGAAATAAAAAGAGGAATAAGGGAGGGTAGAGATTTCATAAAACGTGTTCAATCCCGTTGCATTTTTTtatcctgtcccaagtcatgagcctctggcctttggtAATCTTGTATgttattttcttcttcaaattaCAGTTCATTTGTATGTTTCTGAGTTCAGTCCTACGTTTATTTTCAATAAGCAAGTACCAATGTATTTCTAGAAGCTAGCTGAGCCCGTCTCCGAGTGTAGTATTCTCTCTGTGAACACATCAGAAAGTACTCGCAGCCATCTATACTGTATGggtttcatttttgttgaaagtCGATCGATAGCCTATTCTGACATGCGTCctcttcatttgaactttggtggatagttgacTTATTGGCAACCATACAATAtctctttatttatatagataaagtaattcataaaaaagcacggtgcaattaatttttttgatattttgttgttgCTTAACCACTAAGTAGGCATAAGCATATAGACAGATGTTGCATGACAAAAGATTAAACAACACGTAGTCCACAAAACAATGGGTGAActtatgttaaatattacaaaGAACAAGATAATGTTAGTCttgaagatttatttttgttgtatctAACCAGAAGTTGGGGCAACTGTTACATGTCCAAATCGGTGAACCAGACTCTGGAAACTGTtggtataaaataaaagataatttgaataactaatttcaataaataaatatgtatacatgtatatctggaTTATAATATGTTCCCTTGAAGTGCTGTTGATCTTAAGTAACactcatatttaatttttggaaaagggaacatgaatgttatttttataattttttgaattCTTAAGCGACAGTATAGTAACCAACAGCTGTTGGAACCTTAGCTAACGTCCAAGAGTAGCAAGCATATTTTGATGGTTGTTTTCAAAACTGTATGCAGTCTTATTGTTCAATATTAAGGAAAGGGTCAGACTATATTCGAACAATGTGTTGTTAAGTGTTGCTTATATGTACTAGTATTTTGTTCTACATATATACTGTGTGGTCATGTTATTCGTTATATGTGCTATCCACCTTTCAAATTttcatcttaaaatattttgattgttcTGTcagaatttcaaattttgttatcaaaatgtttgtattttctatttaaacTATTGGTTAAGAAGGTTAACTTATGTTTCAAAAACAGTTTCACGTGCCGTATATtagattaaataatttaaattatgtctTATAAATACATTCGATGAACAGAATAATTTGAATAGTTTAACAAATTCTTGATGTCAAACAACAAACACAGAGAAATAAGAGTACatcaaaatttagtttttttctcacaaaaacGATACACTCAGTTGCATCACAAACTTGAGGTGACGagaaatatataacattaataCATACTTTCAATGATAATATACAAATCctcttaaatgttaaaaaagaataaaaccaATATATGTTTACCTTTTACAAATCAATGGACATCCGAATTGTAGGAGATGATCTGCTTGGATGAGTGTGTGGCACTCAGTTTCACATGCCTGTTCAGTTGCATCAGTACCTACTGTACCTACTATCCCGTCTACTAATGTTTTTAGTTCATCAGTTTGGAATAACGTatctgaaataagaaaataaatctgtCACATCTTTCTTGAAGAGTTACTTCCTCtttaaatgtcaatttgaaaacattaaaaatcaaacaaaaataatctacacttgtaaaaatattaatatttagaaattataatcttataaatttgtttttctacatGCAAATCACATTTGTTGTCTGTATTTCTATATCACATTTTGCGAATTAGATTGAAAATCTCGACCTTAGACTCTCTGTTTTTGACAATcaaagatggcgaaagacaccataccaccttaagataTACCGAAGTTCCtatcaatattatatttgataGTATTTATCTACTGTAACAGTAAACCTTCATAAGGACAGCAGATGGCTTTTTCCCAAGAATTTAAATCATTAATGGTAGAGCCcttactttaaatttgaaagtttaattCTTGATTGCTC
Proteins encoded:
- the LOC134706336 gene encoding uncharacterized protein LOC134706336 isoform X2; this translates as MKLALVLLVLLPVVFSTPQKRLIFDTLFQTDELKTLVDGIVGTVGTDATEQACETECHTLIQADHLLQFGCPLICKSFQSLVHRFGHVTVAPTSG